From Simonsiella muelleri ATCC 29453:
AAAACCTGTTTCGCCGTGAATCACGGTGTCAGCTAATCCCCCGTTTGACGCACCAGTGGCAATGTGCCGTATTTCAAACCGTACAGTTGCGTTAAACCACATGGTTCAAATCGACTCGGAATCAAAATCAAATCACCACCGCCAATCAATTGATGCGCCAATTTTTCGTTATAGCCAATGTATACACCAATTTGCTGTGGGTAATATTCTGCTAATTCATTGAATGAACGTTCTAATTCAGGTGAGCCGCTGCCTAACAATGCAAATTGTAATTGCGGTTGATTGGGCAACAAACGATGCAGACTTTCCACCAATAAATCAGCCCCTTTTTGTGAAGTCAAACGCGATACCATCACTGTTAAAAGGTTTTCAGGCTGCGTGTTTAAACCAAAATGTTCCTGTAAAGCTTTTTTGTTGGCAGATTTGGCATAAAGATTTTTTGAATCATAATGTTGGAATAATTCTGGGTCGGTCGCTGGATTCCAAATGCTTTCATCAACGCCATTCAGAATGCCACTCAAACGCCCTTCGGCTGCGCGTGTTTGAAGCAAGCCGTGCATACCATAAGCACCTAATTCAGAAGTAATTTCTTTGGCGTAAGTCGGACTAACAGTCGTGATGTGGTCGGCAAAATACAAGCCTGCTTTTAGGAAACTGAATTGTCCATAAAATTCCGCGCCGTCGGTTCGCAAAATCCATTCAGGCAGCCACACATCATGAACATGGCGTGGATTGAAACAACCCTGATACGCAATATTGTGAATGGTAAAAACACTTTTTATATCATGACGTTGCCATGTACGTAGATAAGCA
This genomic window contains:
- the glgA gene encoding glycogen synthase GlgA, yielding MKILHAASELYPLIKTGGLADVLGALPLAQAKQGDDVRVVLPYYRQIREKLPFTAEVARRDTFGGYVVIRYATFQNVGVYLIDAPHLFDRQGNPYHNEFYQDYSDNVIRFGILGWAAAAIATGIDPLWGKADVLHAHDWQAGLAPAYLRTWQRHDIKSVFTIHNIAYQGCFNPRHVHDVWLPEWILRTDGAEFYGQFSFLKAGLYFADHITTVSPTYAKEITSELGAYGMHGLLQTRAAEGRLSGILNGVDESIWNPATDPELFQHYDSKNLYAKSANKKALQEHFGLNTQPENLLTVMVSRLTSQKGADLLVESLHRLLPNQPQLQFALLGSGSPELERSFNELAEYYPQQIGVYIGYNEKLAHQLIGGGDLILIPSRFEPCGLTQLYGLKYGTLPLVRQTGD